The bacterium DNA segment AATGGGATAACGAAGAAGATGATATCTATAATGAATTGTAAAAAATGGGAAATTGTCTTAGTTCCATTTCCTTTTACAAATTTGACTACAACTAAAAAAAGGCCTGCTTTAATTATTTCCCCGGATGAATATAATGAATACATGGATGTCATAATTGTATTTATTACGAGCAAAATGGATGTAAAGTATAGAATGGGCGATTATAGAATAAAAGAATGGGAAAAATCTAATTTACCAAAACCTTCAATGATTAGAATGAAATTTGCGACAATTGATAAATCAATTATTGTTAAAAAAATTGGAAGGTTACATGAAAAAGATGTGCGTGAATTTGCTGAAATATTAAAAAACTTTTTAATACTTTAGAATAAATGAATAAAAAGTCCAATAAAAAAACTAAAATCCCTTCTGAACTTTCGGAGCCTGTAGTTGTTACAGATGAGCTTGATCTTCATGGGTTTTTCCCGGAGCAGGCTGAGGAAGTTGTAACAGAATTTCTTCTGAATGCCCATAAATTAAAGCTTGAACAGGTCAGGATAATTCACGGCAAGGGCAAAAGCCGGATGAAGTTCGAGGTTTATAAAATCCTTCAGAATTCTCCCTATGTTGATTTTTTTAGTGACTGTACTCCTGAGGCCGGAGGATGGGGCGCTGCGAGAGTTGTACTGAAGAAATTAGTCTTATAATAATTCACCCGGCACATCTTTGGATGATCTGCTGAAAAAAATGGTACGGCATGGGAACTACTGATCTGTTTTAACGGAAAGGCATTGCTGCAGGTTGTGCTGATCTGAAAATGTTTATGAAACAAGTTATCCATAATTACGTACAAATAGCGTGTTTCCTGTTTTCCTGAGCTCCGGTTTGTTTATGGATTGCAACATATTATTTACAGTTGAAAAGGAGAGAGAAATGAAGAGAGTGTTTTTAATCGTAATTGTCCTGTTTTCCATGTCTTTTCTTTTTTTTGAAAAGGCTTCGTCCTGTACAAATATCCTTGTAAGCAAAGGCGCAACAAAGGACGGCTCTGCAATTATAACCTACTCATGCGATGGTGAATTCCTGCCGCATTTAAGGTACACACCTGCTGCAGATCATAAAAAAGACGAATTTATTGAAATACGTACTAGAGACGGTAAAGTGCATAAAATTCCGCAGGTTCCGCACACCTATGCAGTTGTGGGCCTGATGAACGAGTTCCAGCTTGCAATAGGAGAAACAACTTTTGACGGGAGAAAGGAACTGCGTAATCCTGACGGCCTTCTGCATTACTGGACTTTGATGAATCTTGCTTTGAAGAGAGCAAAAACAGCAAGGGAAGCAATTAAAGTTATTACTGATCTTGTTGAGAAGTATGGATATGCAAGTACAGGTGAAACATTTTCAATTGCAGATCCTAATGAAGTCTGGATAATGGATATGATCGGGCCTGGCCCAGGAGGCAAAGGGGCAGTGTGGGTTGCACTCAGAGTCCCTGAAGGATACATGTGCGCCCATGCAAACATGTCAAGAATCGGAGAATTCCCTCTGAACGACACAAAAAACTGTATGCATTCAAAAAATGTAATCTCAATTGCCGAGGAAAAAGGGTATTTTGACCGTAAATCCGGTAAGCCATTCAGGTTCTGCGATGTATATGATCCTGCAACTCCCGAGAAATGCCTCTACTGCGGATCAAGAGTGTGGAGCATATTCAGAAGGAGCGCTCCGTCAAAGAATTTTTTATCGGATTTTGCAAGAGGTGTCAAGGGTGCGGAACGTCTGCCGCTTTTTATAAAACCGGATTCAAAATTTTCAGTTAAAGACGTAATGTCTCTTATGAGAGATCATTATGAGGGTACTCCATTTGATATGACAAAGGGTGTTGATGCAGGCCCGTTCGGAACTCCCAACAGATGGCGCCCTATTACATGGAAGGTTGACAGTGTAAAATATGCATGGGAGAGGCCGATCTCCACACAGCAGACAGGATTTTCTTTTGTATCCCAGTCCCGCTCTTATTTGCCTGATGCTGTAGGCGGAGTACTCTGGTACGGAATGGATGATACTTACACAACGTGCTACATTCCTCTTTACTGCAGGATTGATGCATTGCCGGAAGCATTTACTGTCGGCAGTATGAGAAAATTTTCTTTTGATTCTGCATGGTGGGCGTTTAATTTTGTTGCAAATATAGCAAATCTCAAGTACTCATACATGATAAAAGACATACAAAAAGTTCAGTCGGAACTGGAGAATAATTTCTTCGAACTTCAGCCGGCTGTAGAAAAAACCGCTTTGGAACTGTCAAAGAAAAATCCTGAACTTATGAAAAAATACCTGACTGATTACTCAGTTATGCACGGCCAGGAAGTTGTGAGAAGGTGGGAACAGCTCGGCAAGGATCTGATTGTAAAATACAATGACGGTTACGTGAAGAATGAGAAGGGGGGGATCAACTCAGTCGGTTATCCTGAGCAGTGGCTGAAAAGGGTAATAAAATCCCGGGGAAACAGCTGTAAGGTTCCGGTCTGGAAATAATAGGTAAAGGGTTTTAGTTTATTAATAGTAGGGGCTGTGTCAAAAGTCCTAACCCTGTCATTGCGAGCGTCTTTTTGCGAAGCAATCTCTTCAATTCGTGCTCAATTCCTGAGATTGCCATGTCGCTTTGCTCATCGTAATGACTTCAAATCGACTTTTGATACAGCCCCTTTTTTTATTTTTATCCACAAATTTCGGAATTGTTTTAAGGCATCCTTTCCTGATTTGATTCAGGAACAATATTTTAAAATTTTACAATTGTTGGTGCAAGTTCAGATACCATGTCCGAAATTGTTTCAATCGTAGCATTTGAACACTGCACTTCCCGCGTGCCCATTATCTGAGCAGTCTGAACATTGACCAGTTTTGCTGTAATGATCAGTAAATTGCCAAGCTTGTTTATGCTGCCTGTCAGAATGTATTCTGCATTCAAATGCTGCCCGATTTCCGCTGCATTTGATGCTGTAAGCCCTGTCTGCTGATATTTCAGTTCATCCAGAACTGCTGCTATCTGGTTTCTTTCAATCAGTTCAATCAGTTCGCTGTTTCCGAGTTTGCTCTCCAGAAGATATGTCGTTGTCTGTGCAACATCATCTTTAATTCCTCTTGCATCAAAAGTCATAACTGCAACACGTTTGCGGCTGCCGTATGCAATTAAAGGTTCCGTTGGTGTCGTAATTTTTATGGACGAACCGAATCCGCGCTGAGCTTTTCCTGCAATTGGCTTGTTAGTACTGAAGCGTTCATAACCTTCCATGCCTGATAACTGCCATATATTGATATGGCTCAGAGACTTATCGGTGAGGTCTTTATAAGCAGCAGCAAACCATTTACCGTTTTTCGAGATCGCCATACCTGTAAGTTTGCCGGGCATTGGATAGTTCTGCTCTATAACGCCGTTTTGAATGTTCCAGAATGAGATGCGGCCGTTCCTGAGAGTTGAGTTGTCAGTTATTGCATATTTTCTGTCAGGAGATATAAGGAAAAAACCGATATTCATTCTGTTGCCGGTCAGTGTTTCTATTTCGCTTCCTGTTTTCCAGTCAAAGAAGGAGAGATTGTATTTAAAAATCATTCTCCTTCCTCCCTTTGCAAGTACATGCTCTTCAATACCCACACCAATGAAATTTCGGTCGAAACTGACGGAAGCTGATTTAATGTCTATTCCGGAACCCTGAATAGTTCGTGCCTCTATTGAAGTTTTGCGGATTGACGAAAGTTTGTTTACATCCCAGATAATCATCTTGCGGTCCTGGGAAATAGAAAGCAACTGATCTCCTCCGATACTGAATGCAACAGAAATAACTTTCTTTCTATGTCCTTTCATCTTCCCCTTAAGTATACCCAATGGGAATTCCCAGACAAAAACTTCTTTTCTCTTTCCTGCAGCAGCCAGTATGCGGCCATCCGGCGATAGTGATAGATCCAGAATTGATGATCCGTATTCTTTTAAAGTTTTTTCCAATCTGCCGCTGTAAAGGTCCCAGATACATATCTTCCCATCTTCTCCGCCTGTTATTAGCCGTGTAACTTTCCAGTCGAAAAGAGCCGCATTAATTGCACCCCAGTGGGCTTTAATCTTATGAATAGTTCTTTTTGCACTTATATCATGGATATAGAGATTACCTTTTAAATCGCCCCATGCAATAAAGCGGCCGTTGCCGCTGATTCTTAGAAATGTGACCTTCTGTGAATGCACTGGTATCTGCTGTTCAAGGTAGAGGTTAAACTGTGCAAATGCAGTGCTGTTTAATATCACAAATAATCCGATGAAGGGTATCCATCGTTTCATTGAATATACCTCCCGAAAGTTCAGTCTGTACAAATTTTTATGATTTAGAAGATAAAGGAGAGGCCTGTCATAATCATAATTATACCTCCCTTTGATTCTTTTTCAGGAGAAAAACCGTAAGTTATAACTGTGTTAAATGCTGCGTATTCATTGAAAAAACTTTTTACGCCTCCGCCTATTGTAATGTAGGAGTAGTCAATAAAATTTTTATCTTCCGGGATGTCAAATGTATATTGATAATATCTGCCTGTAAAGTAAGGCACGGTTTTAGAGGCAGTGGCCATGTTGAGGTTGAAAAAAATAGAGCCGCTGTACTGGACATCAACTTTTGGGTCTCCGTTGTCGTCCTTGCCGGTAGAAAAACTTACTATAGGTGCAATGCCAACCTGAAAGAATTTAGTGTAGTATTTTCCGTAGCTTATCTGCAGAGATCCGTAACCGTTTGCATCGATGTTTTCTCCAACGAATGTGGAGAAGAATCCGAGAAAACTTACTTCTTTGTCCCCGGCCTGGATTTGAGCAAAACAACTGCCGGTGATAATTAATAATAACGCCAAAATCAGTGCTGTTTTCTTCATAGTACTCCTCCTTTTTGAATGTAGTATTAAAAGTTTAATTTAAAATAGTTTTTACTTTA contains these protein-coding regions:
- a CDS encoding C69 family dipeptidase — protein: MKRVFLIVIVLFSMSFLFFEKASSCTNILVSKGATKDGSAIITYSCDGEFLPHLRYTPAADHKKDEFIEIRTRDGKVHKIPQVPHTYAVVGLMNEFQLAIGETTFDGRKELRNPDGLLHYWTLMNLALKRAKTAREAIKVITDLVEKYGYASTGETFSIADPNEVWIMDMIGPGPGGKGAVWVALRVPEGYMCAHANMSRIGEFPLNDTKNCMHSKNVISIAEEKGYFDRKSGKPFRFCDVYDPATPEKCLYCGSRVWSIFRRSAPSKNFLSDFARGVKGAERLPLFIKPDSKFSVKDVMSLMRDHYEGTPFDMTKGVDAGPFGTPNRWRPITWKVDSVKYAWERPISTQQTGFSFVSQSRSYLPDAVGGVLWYGMDDTYTTCYIPLYCRIDALPEAFTVGSMRKFSFDSAWWAFNFVANIANLKYSYMIKDIQKVQSELENNFFELQPAVEKTALELSKKNPELMKKYLTDYSVMHGQEVVRRWEQLGKDLIVKYNDGYVKNEKGGINSVGYPEQWLKRVIKSRGNSCKVPVWK
- a CDS encoding type II toxin-antitoxin system PemK/MazF family toxin → MNCKKWEIVLVPFPFTNLTTTKKRPALIISPDEYNEYMDVIIVFITSKMDVKYRMGDYRIKEWEKSNLPKPSMIRMKFATIDKSIIVKKIGRLHEKDVREFAEILKNFLIL
- a CDS encoding Smr/MutS family protein — its product is MNKKSNKKTKIPSELSEPVVVTDELDLHGFFPEQAEEVVTEFLLNAHKLKLEQVRIIHGKGKSRMKFEVYKILQNSPYVDFFSDCTPEAGGWGAARVVLKKLVL